In one window of Pseudomonas chlororaphis subsp. chlororaphis DNA:
- a CDS encoding DUF465 domain-containing protein produces MPVPHDLYQDLSYSKEDIQQRRASDPHLNALFDKYSSIDDQVLKAEAAAAADEELKRLKEKRLLIKDEISEKLTARF; encoded by the coding sequence ATGCCGGTGCCCCACGACCTGTACCAGGACCTGAGCTACAGCAAAGAAGACATTCAACAGCGCCGGGCCAGTGACCCGCACTTGAATGCCTTGTTCGATAAATACTCCAGCATTGATGATCAGGTGCTCAAAGCGGAGGCCGCGGCGGCCGCTGACGAGGAGCTGAAACGACTCAAGGAAAAGCGGCTGCTGATCAAGGACGAAATCTCCGAGAAGCTGACCGCCCGCTTCTGA
- a CDS encoding SRPBCC family protein, producing the protein MRQTTLAFRERYRAAVHPRYNPWLHGGFVLAYGIACIALLWSTLHQVQPLEWLAVPVALLFFNLCIYVVHRWLGHHKQAFARMFYARHSGDHHSFFVPGHMTYDGPRDWRVILFPAWLIVVHSLLFALPLWWLLKFWNANVAALFASCTLIGYLAYEVFHACEHLPPEHPLARLPWIRQMRRLHELHHRRELMQERNFNIVLPLMDYLFGTLYWEPEPATSSLSTRSSSMTRMQHQIDIPRNPVALLDYACASSRWPEWHPSSLKVQGPAGALPAGARFEEDIHAGGRSGHLSWRVDEYLPGHRWSAAAKGDHGLELVVTYECQALDAHRTRFIRTLEYRFDGLLMRLGNRLLFRRRIERESADSLLALCEMAQRAIPRGADVAPQSAT; encoded by the coding sequence TTGAGGCAAACCACCCTGGCATTTCGCGAGCGTTACCGCGCCGCGGTTCATCCGCGCTACAACCCGTGGCTGCACGGCGGTTTCGTGCTGGCCTATGGCATTGCATGCATCGCCCTGCTGTGGAGCACCCTGCACCAGGTACAGCCCCTGGAGTGGCTGGCGGTGCCGGTGGCGCTGCTGTTCTTCAACCTGTGCATCTACGTCGTGCACCGTTGGCTGGGCCACCACAAGCAGGCCTTCGCGCGGATGTTCTACGCCCGCCACAGCGGCGATCACCACAGTTTCTTCGTGCCCGGACACATGACCTACGACGGCCCCCGGGACTGGCGGGTGATCCTGTTTCCAGCCTGGCTGATCGTGGTCCACAGCCTGCTGTTCGCCCTGCCGCTGTGGTGGCTGCTGAAGTTCTGGAATGCCAATGTCGCGGCGCTGTTCGCCAGCTGCACCCTGATCGGTTACCTGGCCTACGAGGTGTTCCATGCATGCGAACACCTGCCGCCCGAGCACCCGCTAGCGCGGCTGCCGTGGATCCGCCAGATGCGCCGCCTGCATGAGCTGCATCACCGTCGCGAGCTGATGCAGGAGCGCAATTTCAACATCGTCCTGCCGCTGATGGATTACCTGTTCGGCACCCTGTACTGGGAGCCGGAACCCGCCACCTCCTCTCTATCGACAAGGTCCTCGTCCATGACCCGCATGCAGCATCAGATCGATATTCCGCGCAACCCGGTGGCCCTGCTCGACTACGCCTGTGCCTCCAGCCGCTGGCCGGAGTGGCACCCCTCGTCGCTGAAGGTCCAGGGTCCGGCCGGGGCCCTGCCCGCCGGCGCGCGCTTCGAGGAAGACATCCACGCCGGCGGGCGCAGCGGGCACCTGAGCTGGCGGGTCGACGAGTACCTGCCCGGGCATCGCTGGAGCGCCGCGGCCAAGGGCGATCATGGCCTGGAGTTGGTGGTGACCTACGAATGCCAGGCGCTGGACGCCCACCGCACACGCTTTATCCGCACCCTGGAATACCGCTTCGACGGCCTGCTGATGCGCCTGGGCAATCGCCTGCTATTCAGAAGGCGGATAGAACGGGAGTCCGCCGACTCCCTGCTAGCCTTGTGCGAGATGGCGCAACGGGCGATTCCCCGGGGCGCCGACGTCGCGCCGCAGAGCGCGACCTGA
- the bsrA gene encoding LysR family transcriptional regulator BsrA: MKLNLRHLDLNLLLVFDALMQEQNLSRAAVRLNLSQPAVSNALARLRSQLDEPLFIRTARGMQPTPRAHVLHGSVRQALRLLQEGLDPGSEFDPAAADQTFTLSMNDYAQARLLPALSRRLQSAAPKVRLAVRSDAADSLPVWLTTGMLDLAVDYLYFDDPDLCYQPLLEEQLVVIGRIDHPAFEPQLGLKAYEQSRHVAIPDRGGRGSPLEIVLGSAKVQRHVQLFVPHYLSIPLIVAQSDLLGTVPRRLAEHFCALMPIRIAELPLVAPPVQVSLIWHRQQERVPGHRWLREEIIALAARFAQQPELSGR, from the coding sequence ATGAAGCTGAATTTGCGCCACCTGGACCTCAACCTGCTCTTGGTGTTCGACGCGCTGATGCAGGAGCAGAACCTGTCCCGCGCGGCGGTGCGCCTGAACCTCAGCCAGCCGGCCGTGAGCAACGCCCTGGCGCGCCTGCGCAGCCAGCTCGACGAGCCGCTGTTCATCCGCACCGCCCGGGGCATGCAGCCCACGCCGCGGGCCCATGTGCTGCACGGCTCGGTGCGCCAGGCCCTGCGCCTGCTGCAGGAAGGCCTGGACCCGGGCAGCGAGTTCGACCCGGCGGCGGCCGACCAGACCTTTACCCTGTCGATGAACGACTACGCCCAGGCGCGCCTGTTGCCGGCGCTGTCGCGGCGCCTGCAAAGCGCCGCGCCCAAGGTGCGCCTGGCGGTGCGCAGCGATGCCGCCGACTCCCTGCCGGTCTGGCTGACCACCGGGATGCTCGACCTGGCGGTGGACTACCTGTATTTCGACGACCCCGACCTCTGCTACCAGCCGCTGCTGGAAGAACAGCTGGTGGTGATCGGCCGTATCGACCACCCGGCCTTCGAGCCGCAGCTCGGCCTCAAGGCCTATGAGCAGAGCCGGCACGTGGCGATTCCGGACCGGGGCGGGCGCGGCTCGCCGCTGGAGATCGTCCTCGGTTCGGCCAAGGTCCAGCGCCATGTGCAGCTGTTCGTCCCGCATTACCTGAGCATTCCCTTGATCGTCGCCCAGTCGGATTTGCTGGGCACGGTGCCGCGGCGCCTGGCGGAGCACTTCTGCGCGCTGATGCCGATCCGCATCGCCGAGCTGCCCTTGGTGGCGCCGCCGGTGCAGGTCAGCCTGATCTGGCATCGCCAGCAGGAGCGGGTGCCGGGGCATCGCTGGCTGCGCGAGGAGATCATCGCCCTGGCCGCCCGGTTCGCGCAGCAGCCGGAGCTGTCCGGGCGTTGA
- a CDS encoding PA0050 family protein, giving the protein MKIKILLASLLLTSSLSALAACPVFGPSEDPCAGPVFGPSTCECP; this is encoded by the coding sequence ATGAAAATCAAAATCCTCCTGGCTTCCCTGCTGCTCACTTCATCCCTGTCGGCGCTGGCCGCGTGCCCGGTGTTCGGACCGTCCGAAGATCCCTGCGCAGGCCCGGTATTCGGCCCGAGCACCTGCGAGTGCCCTTGA
- a CDS encoding excinuclease ABC subunit UvrA — protein MTSARNTPSPQVLSSLPANSSGFVRVRGAREHNLRNVDVDIPRDALVVFTGVSGSGKSSLAFSTLYAEAQRRYFESVAPYARRLIDQVGVPDVDAIEGLPPAVALQQQRGTPSTRSSVGSVTTLSSLIRMLYSRAGSYPPGQPMLYAEDFSPNTPQGACPNCHGLGRVYEVSEASMVPDPSLTIRQRAVASWPLAWQGQNQRDILVTLGYDVDIPWRDLPQEQRDWILFTEETPTVPVYAGLTPEQTREALKRKQEPSYMGTFSGARRYVLHTFTHSQSALMKKRVSQFMLGSPCPLCEGKRLKREALSVTFAGLDIGELSQMPLLQLAEVLKPVAAQAYLEQAEEAGEVWSHEQTQAARQQRIAQGAPGHVGGPDVRHTPNLSLEKRLAAQRIAQDLLERVSSLTGLGLGYLALERSTPTLSSGELQRLRLATQLGSQLFGVIYVLDEPSAGLHPADAEALFEALQQLKASGNSLFVVEHDLQTMRRADWLIDVGPAAGEQGGQVLYSGPPAGLAQVAQSQTRAYLFAEQAPARRTARQAQGWLRLEGISRNNLKDLSAQFPLGCFTAVTGVSGSGKSSLVSQALLELVGAHLGRPQSNEEPEELNLEDDAPQASSGEVTAGLERIKRLVQVDQKPIGRTPRSNLATYTGLFDHVRKLFAATPEARALGYDAGQFSFNVAKGRCPACEGEGFVSVELLFMPSVYAPCPTCHGARYNPQTLAIQWQGLDIAQVLQLTVQEAVEVFAGQASIRRSLEVLRDIGLGYLRLGQPATELSGGEAQRIKLATELQRNPRGATLYVLDEPTTGLHPRDVDRLLEQLDNLVRAGHSVVVVEHEMRVVAQADWVIDIGPGAGAQGGKVVVSGTPQQVARHRKSRTAPFLAQALG, from the coding sequence ATGACTTCAGCGCGCAATACGCCTTCGCCCCAGGTTTTGTCTTCCTTGCCCGCGAACAGCTCGGGTTTTGTCAGGGTGCGCGGCGCCCGCGAACACAACCTGCGCAACGTCGACGTGGATATTCCCCGCGATGCGCTGGTGGTGTTCACCGGGGTCTCCGGCTCCGGCAAATCGTCCCTGGCGTTCTCGACCCTGTATGCCGAGGCCCAGCGCCGCTACTTCGAATCGGTGGCGCCTTACGCCCGGCGCCTGATCGATCAGGTCGGGGTGCCGGATGTCGACGCCATCGAAGGCCTGCCGCCGGCGGTGGCCCTGCAACAGCAGCGCGGCACGCCGAGCACCCGCTCTTCGGTGGGCAGCGTCACCACCTTGTCCAGCCTGATCCGCATGCTCTATTCCCGGGCCGGCAGCTACCCGCCGGGGCAGCCGATGCTCTACGCCGAAGACTTCTCGCCCAACACCCCGCAAGGGGCCTGCCCCAACTGTCATGGCCTGGGCCGGGTCTACGAGGTCAGCGAGGCGTCCATGGTCCCGGACCCTTCGCTGACCATCCGCCAGCGCGCGGTGGCGTCCTGGCCGCTGGCCTGGCAGGGGCAGAACCAGCGCGACATCCTCGTGACCCTGGGCTACGACGTCGATATTCCCTGGCGCGACCTGCCGCAAGAACAGCGCGACTGGATCCTGTTTACCGAAGAAACCCCGACCGTACCGGTGTACGCCGGGCTGACCCCGGAGCAGACCCGCGAGGCCCTCAAGCGCAAGCAGGAGCCGAGCTACATGGGCACCTTCAGCGGGGCCCGGCGCTACGTGCTGCACACCTTCACCCATTCGCAAAGCGCGCTGATGAAAAAGCGCGTGTCGCAGTTCATGCTCGGCAGCCCGTGCCCGCTGTGTGAGGGCAAGCGCCTGAAGCGCGAGGCGCTGTCGGTGACCTTCGCCGGCCTCGACATCGGCGAGCTGTCGCAGATGCCCCTGCTGCAACTGGCCGAGGTGCTCAAGCCGGTGGCCGCCCAGGCTTACCTGGAACAGGCCGAGGAGGCCGGCGAGGTCTGGAGCCACGAACAGACCCAGGCCGCGCGCCAACAACGGATCGCCCAGGGCGCGCCGGGGCATGTCGGAGGGCCGGATGTGCGGCACACGCCGAACCTGTCCCTGGAAAAGCGCCTGGCCGCGCAACGCATCGCCCAGGATCTGCTGGAGCGGGTCAGCTCCTTGACTGGCCTGGGCCTGGGTTACCTGGCCCTGGAGCGCAGCACGCCGACCCTGTCGTCCGGCGAGTTGCAGCGTCTGCGCCTGGCGACTCAATTGGGTTCGCAGCTGTTCGGGGTGATCTATGTGCTCGACGAGCCTTCGGCCGGCCTGCACCCGGCGGACGCCGAGGCGTTGTTCGAGGCCCTGCAGCAGCTCAAGGCTTCGGGCAATTCGCTGTTCGTGGTCGAGCATGACCTGCAGACCATGCGCCGCGCCGACTGGCTGATCGACGTCGGCCCGGCGGCGGGCGAGCAGGGCGGCCAGGTGCTGTACAGCGGCCCGCCGGCGGGGCTGGCCCAGGTCGCGCAGTCGCAGACCCGCGCCTACCTGTTCGCCGAACAGGCGCCGGCCCGCCGCACCGCGCGCCAGGCCCAGGGCTGGTTGCGCCTGGAGGGCATCAGCCGCAATAACCTGAAGGACCTGAGCGCGCAGTTCCCCCTCGGCTGTTTTACCGCGGTGACCGGAGTGTCGGGTTCCGGCAAGTCGAGCCTGGTCAGCCAGGCCTTGCTGGAACTGGTGGGCGCGCACCTCGGGCGGCCGCAGAGTAACGAAGAGCCGGAGGAACTGAATCTGGAAGACGACGCCCCGCAGGCCAGCAGCGGCGAAGTCACCGCCGGGCTGGAGCGGATCAAGCGCCTGGTGCAGGTGGACCAGAAACCCATCGGCCGCACCCCGCGCTCGAACCTGGCGACCTACACCGGGCTGTTCGACCATGTGCGCAAGCTGTTCGCCGCCACCCCCGAGGCGCGCGCGCTGGGCTACGACGCCGGGCAGTTCTCCTTCAACGTCGCCAAGGGCCGCTGCCCGGCCTGCGAAGGCGAAGGTTTTGTCAGCGTCGAGCTGCTGTTCATGCCCAGCGTCTATGCGCCGTGCCCGACCTGCCACGGCGCGCGTTACAACCCGCAGACCCTGGCTATCCAGTGGCAGGGCCTGGACATCGCCCAGGTCCTGCAACTGACGGTGCAGGAGGCGGTCGAGGTGTTCGCCGGACAGGCGAGCATCCGCCGTTCCCTGGAAGTCTTGCGCGATATCGGCCTGGGTTACCTGCGCCTCGGCCAGCCGGCCACCGAACTGTCCGGCGGCGAAGCGCAGCGGATCAAGCTGGCCACCGAGCTGCAGCGCAACCCCCGCGGCGCCACCCTGTATGTGCTGGACGAGCCGACCACCGGCCTGCATCCGCGGGATGTCGATCGCCTGCTGGAGCAACTGGACAACCTGGTGCGGGCCGGCCACAGCGTGGTGGTGGTCGAGCATGAAATGCGCGTGGTGGCCCAGGCCGACTGGGTGATCGATATCGGCCCGGGCGCCGGCGCCCAGGGCGGCAAAGTGGTAGTCAGCGGGACGCCACAACAGGTGGCCAGGCACCGCAAGAGCCGCACCGCGCCGTTTCTGGCCCAGGCGCTGGGGTGA
- a CDS encoding thiol:disulfide interchange protein DsbA/DsbL, with translation MRHSILNIALAASCLFGLAGQTAMAAVDASQYVELKDAVPQVVPGKIEVVELFSYGCGHCYNLEASINPWAAQLPEDVNFVKLPAMFGGVWDVYGQLYLTLATMDAKPEAHHAVFEAIHRGNRLKTPEAMAELLKGQGIEPAKFLATYNSFAVQAKVMDAKKRTAAYQATGVPSLVVDGKYRFGMTNDGAKGLFAVADQLIAQVRAAK, from the coding sequence ATGCGTCACTCGATTCTGAACATTGCCCTGGCAGCCAGCTGCCTCTTTGGCCTGGCCGGGCAGACCGCCATGGCGGCGGTGGATGCCAGCCAGTACGTGGAACTCAAGGATGCCGTGCCGCAGGTCGTGCCCGGCAAGATCGAAGTGGTGGAACTGTTTTCCTACGGCTGCGGCCACTGCTACAACCTCGAAGCCTCGATCAACCCCTGGGCCGCCCAGCTTCCCGAAGACGTGAACTTCGTCAAGCTGCCGGCCATGTTCGGCGGGGTCTGGGATGTCTACGGCCAGCTGTACCTGACCCTGGCGACCATGGACGCCAAGCCCGAAGCGCACCACGCGGTATTCGAGGCGATCCACCGCGGCAACCGCCTGAAAACCCCCGAGGCCATGGCCGAGCTGCTCAAAGGCCAGGGCATCGAGCCGGCGAAGTTCCTCGCCACCTACAACTCCTTCGCCGTGCAGGCCAAGGTGATGGACGCGAAAAAACGCACCGCGGCCTACCAGGCCACCGGCGTGCCGTCGCTGGTGGTGGACGGCAAGTACCGCTTCGGCATGACCAACGACGGCGCCAAAGGCCTGTTCGCGGTGGCGGACCAGTTGATCGCCCAGGTGCGGGCGGCAAAATAA
- a CDS encoding amidase: MTRHREIAEMSGVELLAHYRDKRLSPVEATEDALARIERFNPQVNAYCHVDPQGALDAAKASEQRWFKGQPCGALDGVPASIKDLTLTRGMPTRKGSKTTSASGPWDVDAPFPAFMRNAGAVLLGKTTTPEFGWKGVTDNPLYGITRNPWDTRTTAGGSSGGAAAAAALNLGVLHQGSDAGGSIRIPCAFTGTFGIKPTFGYVPQWPASAMTILSHLGPMTRTVDDALLMLQTVAHPDARDGLAGAPRSTPWLPQSTDLKGLRIAYSADFGYVKVQPQVARVVARAVERLAQLGADVEQVDPGFSDPLELFNTLWFAGAARLAGQLSQEQRQQLDPGLLRIARQGQGISLHDYTLALEARAALVAHMAGFHRRYDLLVSPMLPLTAFAAGHNVPPGSGLGEWMEWTPFSYPFNLTQQPAASVPCGFAEDGLPVGLQVVGARFADDQVLRLCRAYEQAFPSPHPQAPRIKD, translated from the coding sequence ATGACCCGACACCGCGAAATCGCCGAGATGAGCGGCGTCGAACTGCTCGCCCATTACCGTGACAAGCGCCTGTCGCCGGTGGAAGCGACCGAGGACGCCCTGGCGCGCATCGAACGCTTCAACCCGCAGGTCAACGCCTATTGCCATGTCGACCCGCAAGGCGCGCTGGACGCGGCAAAAGCCTCCGAGCAGCGCTGGTTCAAGGGCCAGCCCTGCGGTGCGCTGGACGGCGTGCCGGCCTCGATCAAGGACCTGACCCTGACCCGTGGCATGCCCACCCGCAAGGGCTCGAAAACCACCTCCGCCAGCGGCCCCTGGGACGTCGACGCGCCCTTCCCGGCCTTTATGCGCAACGCCGGCGCGGTGCTGCTGGGCAAGACCACCACCCCGGAGTTCGGCTGGAAAGGTGTGACCGACAACCCGCTGTACGGCATCACCCGCAACCCCTGGGACACCCGCACCACCGCCGGTGGCTCCTCCGGTGGCGCGGCCGCCGCGGCCGCGCTGAACCTCGGCGTGCTGCACCAGGGCAGCGATGCCGGTGGTTCGATCCGCATTCCCTGCGCCTTCACCGGCACCTTCGGGATCAAGCCGACCTTCGGCTACGTGCCGCAGTGGCCGGCCAGCGCCATGACCATTCTCTCGCACCTGGGGCCGATGACCCGCACCGTCGACGATGCGCTGCTGATGCTACAAACCGTCGCCCACCCGGATGCCCGCGACGGCCTTGCCGGGGCCCCACGCAGCACGCCCTGGCTGCCGCAGAGCACTGACCTCAAAGGCCTGCGTATCGCCTACAGCGCCGATTTCGGCTACGTGAAGGTGCAGCCACAGGTAGCACGGGTGGTGGCCCGGGCGGTGGAACGCCTGGCGCAACTGGGCGCCGACGTCGAGCAGGTCGACCCGGGGTTCAGCGACCCGCTGGAGTTGTTCAATACCCTGTGGTTCGCCGGCGCCGCGCGGCTGGCCGGGCAACTGAGCCAGGAGCAACGCCAGCAGCTCGACCCGGGCCTGCTGCGCATTGCCCGGCAGGGCCAGGGCATCAGCCTTCACGACTACACCCTGGCCCTGGAAGCCCGCGCGGCGCTGGTGGCGCACATGGCCGGGTTCCACAGGCGCTACGACCTGCTGGTCTCGCCCATGCTGCCGCTCACCGCCTTCGCCGCCGGGCACAACGTGCCGCCGGGTTCCGGCCTGGGCGAATGGATGGAATGGACGCCCTTCAGCTACCCCTTCAACCTTACCCAGCAACCGGCCGCCTCGGTGCCGTGCGGCTTCGCCGAGGACGGCTTGCCGGTGGGCCTGCAGGTGGTGGGGGCGCGGTTTGCCGATGATCAGGTGCTGCGCCTGTGCCGGGCCTATGAGCAGGCGTTCCCGAGCCCGCATCCGCAGGCGCCGCGGATCAAGGACTGA
- a CDS encoding SMP-30/gluconolactonase/LRE family protein, translated as MKPAAPRRIKFRHLLLVMVIAIGAFLLLMPTKVQPLAWTPPVAPSLKSGLYAENQKLKGVQTVGALNIDGPEALLLEDGSLISGLHDGRVIRTALDGSTLQVLANTGGRPLGLARHPDGRLIIADAVKGLLALDAKGQLSTLTTSANGLPFGFTDDVAVDAAGRYAYFSDATSRWGYGQDGEAVIEHGGDGRLLRYDFQTGQTEQLLDGLEFANGVALGPQEAYVLVNETGAYRISRYWLSGAKAGTHDLFIDNLPGLPDNLSFNGQGRFWVALYAPRNVLLDGTAPYPRVRKMIVRAMTLLPKPVEKRGFVLGLDTQGQVIANLQDASAGNYAPITTVREYGDALYFGSIKATHMARLPLSVALSKTP; from the coding sequence ATGAAGCCCGCCGCACCCCGTCGGATCAAGTTTCGCCATCTGCTGTTGGTTATGGTCATCGCCATCGGCGCCTTTCTGCTGCTGATGCCGACCAAGGTCCAGCCATTGGCCTGGACCCCGCCGGTGGCGCCTTCGCTGAAGAGCGGCCTGTACGCCGAGAACCAGAAGCTCAAGGGCGTGCAGACGGTAGGCGCGCTGAATATCGACGGGCCGGAAGCCCTGTTGCTGGAAGACGGCTCGCTGATCAGCGGTCTGCATGACGGGCGGGTGATCCGCACTGCCCTGGACGGCAGCACCCTGCAGGTACTGGCCAATACCGGCGGACGCCCCCTGGGCCTGGCCCGGCATCCGGATGGCCGGCTGATCATCGCCGACGCGGTCAAGGGCCTGCTGGCGCTGGACGCCAAGGGCCAGCTGAGCACCCTCACCACCTCCGCCAACGGCCTGCCCTTCGGTTTTACCGACGATGTGGCGGTGGACGCCGCCGGGCGTTATGCCTACTTCAGCGACGCCACCAGCCGCTGGGGCTACGGCCAGGATGGCGAGGCGGTGATCGAGCACGGTGGCGACGGTCGTCTGCTGCGCTATGACTTCCAGACCGGCCAGACCGAACAGTTGCTGGACGGCCTGGAGTTCGCCAACGGCGTCGCCCTCGGGCCCCAGGAAGCCTATGTGCTGGTCAACGAAACCGGCGCCTACCGGATCAGCCGCTACTGGCTCAGCGGCGCCAAGGCCGGCACCCACGACCTGTTCATCGACAACCTGCCGGGGCTGCCGGACAACCTCAGTTTCAACGGCCAGGGGCGTTTCTGGGTGGCGCTCTACGCCCCGCGCAATGTCCTGCTGGACGGCACCGCGCCCTACCCGCGGGTGCGCAAGATGATCGTGCGGGCCATGACCCTGCTTCCCAAGCCGGTGGAAAAACGCGGCTTCGTCCTCGGCCTGGATACCCAGGGCCAGGTCATCGCCAACCTGCAGGACGCCAGCGCCGGCAACTACGCGCCGATCACCACGGTGCGCGAATACGGCGACGCGCTGTACTTCGGCTCGATCAAGGCCACGCATATGGCACGCCTGCCGCTGAGCGTCGCGCTGTCAAAGACGCCTTGA